The following is a genomic window from Armatimonadota bacterium.
CGGCGTCGGCGGTGTTGACGTCGTCCTCCCACATCCAGACCTCGAAGGCCCACTGGGGGGTGAGCGCCTGGCGCGAGTTGTCCGGCGGCACGTCGGGGAACTCCCAGGCGCCGGCGAGACCGCAGAGGCCGAGCGCGGTCAACATAAGAACCATAGCTGCGAGAACATTGCGAACCATTTTGTCCTCCACGTACCGTCGGTGATTCAGTCATTCCGACACGGCGTTAGCCTGCTCGTCGGTGATGAAGCCGTGACAGCGGGCGAGCCGGCAGGCGTCGAGGCAGTCGGCGCCGGCGTCATCGTGCTCCGATCTCCGGCATCGGTGGGACTTCGATCCACGTCCCGTCTCGGTGCGACCGTTCCCACGCGTCCATGAGGATCTGGCAGCGGAGGCCGTCCTCGAAATCGGGGCGTACGCGAGTGCCGGCCTGCGCGCCGCCGACGAAACGGCTCATCATCGCCGAGGGCAAGTGGGCGCGCAGGTCTTCCGACGGCATCCGCAGGCGCTCCGGCACCTCGACTTGCCGATAGGCCTGGCCCCGTTCGGCCAGAAGCAGCGCGTTGACGCGCCCGGGGTCATACATCACGGTGCCTTTGCTGCCCGCGACGGTGACACCCTGGGTGCCGAACGTCGAGGTCGTGCCGCACACGTAACGGCTGACCGTGAACACGCCGGTCGCGCCGGCAGCGAACTCGGCGAGGGCGCTGGCGGCATCGTCAACGTCCACCTTCGCGGTGCCGCCGTCGGGAGCGGGGCGCTCGGTGACGAACGTCCTGAGGTGGCCGGAAATGCGCGCGATGTCGCCGGCGTACCAGACCACCAGATCGAGCAGGTGCGACCCGAGGTCGCCGAGGGTGCCGCCGCCGGCCTGGGCGCGATTGAGGCGCCACCCCGCCGGGGTGTTGGCATCCACCAGCCATCCCTGGAGCATGTGCGCGAAGACGTGATAGATCTCGCCAAGGTCGCCGGCCTCAATCATCTCCTTGAGCAACTGCGCGGAGGGGACGAAGCGGTGGCTGAAGCCGACCAGGGTGACGACATTGCGGGCGGCGTCCCAGGCCGCGCGGGCGTCGGGGACGTTGGTGGCGAGAGGCTTCTCGCAGGCGATGTGGAGGCCTTTCCTCGCGGCGGCGACGGAGATCGGCGTGTGGAGGTCGTTGGGCGTGCAGACGGACACGCCGTCGGCCCCGGAGGTGTCGAGCATCTCCTGCCAGTCGGCGAACTGCTGGGGGATGTCGTAGCGTTCGGCGACCTTGCGGCGGGGTTCGTCGCGGCGGCCGCAAACGGCGATGACCGAGGCCCCTGCGGAAATGAGGCCGGGTATGTGAACGTCGGCGGCCCAGTGGCCGGTGCCGACGACAGCAACGCGAAATGGGCGCGCGGGGTCCGAGGCGCGCGGCGGATCCGCGTCCTCAGGAGAGGGCGCGCGGGATGCGTTCGGCTTCTTGCTCATGCAAACCTCCGGGTGTGAGACGGGCAGCCACGGAGGGCCGCCCCTAGGTCCGCACGTACTCGACAGGGACGAGCCGCGGTTCAGTCTTTCTTGTCCTGCTTCTCCTGCGCGCGGGCGCGCGCCTGGAGCTCGGCGAGCTTGTTCAGGGCGTCGAGCGGGCTCAGCGATTCGATGTCCAGGGCTTTCAGCTCATCCACGAGCGGGTTGGGCAGGGCCTCGAACAGGGTGAGCTGCGCGGTGGGCGCAGGCGGCGGCTTGACCGGCGCGGTGCGGCGCGGGAGCATGCCGACGGAATTGGACTGTTCGAGGCTCCACAGCACCTGCTTGGCGCGCTCGACGACTTCCTGCGGCAGTCCGGCGAGGCGGGCGACCTGGATTCCGTAGCTGCGATCGGTGCCGCCGGGAACGATCTTGCGCAGGAAGATAACGCGGTCCCCCTCCTCCTTGACGGCGATCCGGTAGTTTTTCGCGCGGGGAAGGGATTCCTCGAGATCGTTCAAGTGGTGGTAATGAGTGGCGAAGAGGGTCTTCGCGCCGAGACCGGCGTGATTATGGATGTGCTCGGCGACGGCCCAGGCGATGGACAGGCCGTCGAAGGTGCTCGTGCCGCNNNNNNNNNNNNNNNNNNNNNNNNNNNNNNNNNNNNNNNNNNNNNNNNNNNNNNNNNNNNNNNNNNNNNNNNNNNNNNNNNNNNNNNNNNNNNNNNNNNNCACGCCCGGCGAGGCCTTCACGCTGACCTTTCGCGCGTTCGACAAGGTAAGCACTCTGGAGCGCAATGACAAGGACGTGTGGTTCATCGGCGGGACGTGGTACGCGCCGGGTAACGACACAACAGAGGAGGAGCCGCGCTTTCACACGGCGTTGTGGTTCGCGGACGCTGCGGTCGGCGAGCGGGCGGCTGTGGAGGCGACCCCGCCGGGCGAGCGGCCGCACGAGGCCGTCGTGTCCGCGCGCCACCGCGCCCGCTGGCCCATCCCCCCGCCGAGCGAACAGATGCCGTCGCGGGTCAGATTGCAGCTCGTCACGCCAGCGGCGATACCTGCACCGGGCTTCCCGATCACCTGTGGCATACCTGTCCCGCCGGGCATGTTGACCGACGCGAAAGCCGTGCGTCTGCGCGACCACTCGGGTCGGGACGTCCCCGTGCAGACGAAGGTCACGGGATGGTGGCCCGACCGGAGCATCCGCTGGCTGCTGCTGAATGCGATCGCGCCTGCCGGTGCCGCTCCGGCCGACCGGCTTCGACTGGATGTGGGCGAGCGCCTGGGCGCCGCGACCGGCACGCCGCTGACGGTCACGCGCCGCAGCCGGCGTGTTGTCGTTGACACCGGTGCGATCCGCCTCGAGCTCGGCGGAGATCCTGGGATGCTGGTTGACGCCGTCTATCTGCACCGGCAGGAGCAGCCTGCGGCGCGGGGCCTGGCACCGCGCATGTCGGTGCTCGTCAATGGCGCAGCGACACCGGTTGACGCGTTGTGGCGGCGCATCGAAGTGGTTGACAGCGGGCCGGTGGCGGCGCGCATTGAACTGACGGGGGACTTGGAGGCCGCGGGGCGGCATGTGGGGCGCTTCATGTTTCGCCTGTACGCCTACGCGGGGCTGCCCACGGTGCAGACGAACTTCCGCGTCTTCAATGACCTGAAGCCGGAGCCGTACCAGGGCGCGCTTGATGACCCGCCCCTGGAGGTGGCGGACCTGGCATTAGTCGCGAGCCTTCCCGAGGCGACGCTGCGCAAGACGACCATCGGGATCGTGGATGCCGATCCGTTGGAGTCCGACGCCGGCGCCGTATCGCTGCTCCAGGACACCCACGAGCACTTCGCCGCGACCGCCGACGGCGCGTCTCTGGCCGAGGGCCGGCGCGCGCAGGGGTGGATCGCCGCGTCGAGTGCGGGCGGGTGGGTGCACGCCGCCACGTGGCGCTTCTGGCAGCAGCACCCGAAGTCGCTGCATGTTGATGACGGCGAGTTGGTCATCGGCCTCTTCACGCCAAGCGAGGAGATGCCGTCGTACCGGCCGCGCTTTGGCGAGGCCAAGCGACACGACGTGTGGCTGACGTTTTCGCGGGACGAGCCGGATGCCAATGCGCTGCAAGCACTCGGTGTGCTCGCCGACGAACCGCCGCGCCTGTTCGATGGCGAATGGTTCTGCCGCAGCGGCGCGATCAATGTTCTCGACCCGCAGTGGTTCGAGAACCAACCGAGCATTGCGCGCTGGGTGGCGAATGCCTACGGCCATATATCAAACGCCCGCGTGACCGGTCACGTCGGCATTCGCAACTTCGGCGACATCCCGTACGGCAGCCAAGGACAGTGGTGTAACGGCTATTGGGCGCTGGTGCAAGGGGCGCTGAACTGGGGCCTCGCCTCCGGGGGGCAGCGCTGGCTCGAGCGCTCGTTCGAGATCGCGCGGCACATCGCCGACGTGGATACGGCGCACATTCCCGCGGATGACGAGGAGTGGCGCGAGTGGAACGGCATGACGATCGCCCTCGGTTCCGACCACTCCGTGCACAACGCACTCGCGAAGTGGCCGGCTTTCCAGATCGGCGAGTCATTGATCCTGCATTACTGGATGACGGGCGATCCGGACAGCCTCGACGCCGCCGTTGCCAATGCGGATTACATCATCCGCAGCGGGGCGGGCCTGGGGTCGGTGGAAGCGCGCAGCCAAGCCAGGCCGATGCTGACGCTGCTCAGGGCATGGCAGGCCACTGGAAGACGCGCGTACCGCGATGCTGCTGGTCGCTATCTCGACCTGAAGCTCCAGACTGAGAGCGTCGTGGACTGGCGGCGCGGGGCCTATATCCAGCCGACATACCAGAACTACCGGTGCATATCGGCGGGACTCGATTCCATGTACGCCCACAACATCTATGAGTACTACCGGCTCACTGGCGACCCCGAGGCCGCACGGATGGTGGTCGCCATCGCTGATTCCGTGTACGCGGAATCCATGCTGCCGCAGGAGGAGGGCCTGGGGAGCTTCCTGTTCTACGTCCGCTACAGCCGGAGCGCGTGGTACTACACGCAGATGGCGCTGCTCTTCCACATGGCGTATGACCTCACCGAGGACCTCAGCTTCCTGCGTGCCGGGCGCGCCGCCTTCGCGCGATATCTGCTGTGCGTTGACGGGAACGGAAACCCGATGTACCAGCCGTTCAACAACTTCGGCTGGCTCGACCCGGAGTTCGGGGGATGGCTGCGGCGCTTCGAGGGCGTGACGACCGCGCCGTTCGACATCACCGCCCAAACACCGGTGCCGGATCCGGCGCGCTACGAGCGCTGAGCGCCGGATGGTGGATGATGAACAGGCCGATCACACAAGGGCGGTCGAACAGCTCGAGAGCGCCGGGATCGGCGTCCGCAGGTAAGGATGTGGCTCGCCTCGAAGAGACCCACCATGTGCAGACTGTTGGGCCTGGGCCTGCTGTGTTGCTGCGGTATTGTCATGAATCCTCTGCCACCGGCCGCCGGGGAGGGCGTGGTGACGATTGAGGAGGTCGAGCCGGGGCGGCTGGTCATCGCCGGCAGCGATATGCGCCTGGTATATGATGCCCACGGTTCGCCGACGCGCAACGCCTGCCTGACCAGTGAGAGCCGCATCCGCGGCCGCAGCCTGATGGATGCGCACGAGGTATGGGGCGGGCCGCATTTGCGGTGGGTCGGCTACCTCGAAGGGCACGACGTCCACTCGCAACTGCCGTGGGAAGCGAAAGTGGTGCAGTCCGGGCAGGCGGCGGGCGGGTTCACAACCGAGGTGCGGTCGGATCACTTCTATGACGCCGCGGTGACGCACGTGTTCTTCGCCGACCTCCCAGAGGTGATACTGTTCGATATCGAGGTGATCAGGCGGCGCGCGGGGGTCGGGGGCGAAGTTGACGGCATCAACATGTGCGCCATCGCGAGCGACCGCTACCTCTACGACGGCATGCGCCTGTGGAACGACGACGAAACGCCGTTCGCGATCAGCTACGGCAGCGGCCCGGCGGAGACGCTGCGCGGCAGCGACCCGGTCAACGGGATCTTCCTGAAGTACCGCGGGAAGTGCCGCTACGTGATGCCGCACATGACGCGCAATCTCGTCCTGGCGCAGCGCGACGGGACGAACGGCGCCGAGAACCCGCCGTGCGGGTGGATCTTCCGCGGTCGCTTCGATTCGGCGGTGACCTGCGATTTCGGCGGCTACTACGCGCACATGGTGGTCGTCCATCCGGAGCGGCCGACGCCGGATGCCGGCGATCGCGCGCGGACGCAAGTGCTGTGGTTTCAAGGCGGGCCGGGGAATCTCGACTCGCTGGAGAGCATCTTCGCGTTGGAGGAGGCGTTCACGCAGCCAATGCGCATCGAGCGCGTCGTCGAGCGCGGGCGCGTCAGGATATACGCCAGGGAGACGACGGGGAAACCGCGCCCGTGGGAGATCGTCGTGCTCGGCCCGGAGTTCGAGGGCATCGTGACGAAACGGCCGGTCTTTCGCGGGCCGTCGGTGGTGCTGCTGCTGAGAGACGTCGGGCCCTCGGAGCGCGTGATGTTGGGCTATCTGCCGGAGAACTGAGGCATGGGCTTGCAGGTTCANNNNNNNNNNNNNNNNNNNNNNNNNNNNNNNNNNNNNNNNNNNNNNNNNNNNNNNNNNNNNNNNNNNNNNNNNNNNNNNNNNNNNNNNNNNNNNNNNNNNACAGCACAGTGTATTCGTTGATCATCCGCCCGCCGCTCTGGCAGTTTTCGATTCTCAGATCGGGCTGAACGCGCCGCACCGCCTGGAGCGCTTCGTGGAACGCAAGGACATTTCTCATCACGCCGGAGCGGCTGCCCTCGACGAACAATCGCTGGTCGTACTTCCACCAGCCGATGCCGTAGCGTTCGCGGAGCGCCGCGACGTGATCGAGCAGGCGCGTCGTGAAGTCACTGCTCGCCAGGTCGAGCAGCTCGCCACGCACTTTCTGCGGTTCGGTCCAAATGCCGGCGATGGCGCCCTTGTCCCGCGCCGTGCCGAGGATCGCTTCGAACTCCCCCGGCGCG
Proteins encoded in this region:
- a CDS encoding Gfo/Idh/MocA family oxidoreductase, with translation MSKKPNASRAPSPEDADPPRASDPARPFRVAVVGTGHWAADVHIPGLISAGASVIAVCGRRDEPRRKVAERYDIPQQFADWQEMLDTSGADGVSVCTPNDLHTPISVAAARKGLHIACEKPLATNVPDARAAWDAARNVVTLVGFSHRFVPSAQLLKEMIEAGDLGEIYHVFAHMLQGWLVDANTPAGWRLNRAQAGGGTLGDLGSHLLDLVVWYAGDIARISGHLRTFVTERPAPDGGTAKVDVDDAASALAEFAAGATGVFTVSRYVCGTTSTFGTQGVTVAGSKGTVMYDPGRVNALLLAERGQAYRQVEVPERLRMPSEDLRAHLPSAMMSRFVGGAQAGTRVRPDFEDGLRCQILMDAWERSHRDGTWIEVPPMPEIGAR
- a CDS encoding DNA mismatch repair protein MutS; its protein translation is GTSTFDGLSIAWAVAEHIHNHAGLGAKTLFATHYHHLNDLEESLPRAKNYRIAVKEEGDRVIFLRKIVPGGTDRSYGIQVARLAGLPQEVVERAKQVLWSLEQSNSVGMLPRRTAPVKPPPAPTAQLTLFEALPNPLVDELKALDIESLSPLDALNKLAELQARARAQEKQDKKD